The Microplitis mediator isolate UGA2020A chromosome 8, iyMicMedi2.1, whole genome shotgun sequence genome has a window encoding:
- the LOC130672648 gene encoding trafficking protein particle complex subunit 4, with protein MVIYGVYIVSKSGGLIFNHDHNVPKIENEQTFSYPLDLKLVYENKKVVVAFGRRDEINVGHVLMSVNGSPVAGRELEDGRDVFDLFEQPENFPLTLKFGRAKMTTNEKIFLASMFYPLFAIASQLSPEPRCSGIEILEADTFRLYCFQTLTGVKFMVVAEPSQLGMEILTKRVYELYADYALKNPFYSLDMPIRCELFETNLITLLDTVEKSGISNV; from the exons atggttATATACGGTGTTTACATCGTATCAAAATCAGGTGGATTGATTTTTAATCACGATCATAACGTACCAAAAATTGAGAATGAACAAACTTTTTCATACCCATTAGATTTAAAACTAgtgtatgaaaataaaaaagttgttgTGGCATTTGGTCGACGAGATGAAATTAACg TGGGACACGTTTTGATGTCAGTAAATGGCAGCCCTGTAGCAGGAAGAGAGCTAGAAGATGGTCGAGatgtttttgatttatttgaacaaccagaaaattttccattaacattaaaatttggTCGAGCAAAAATGAcaacgaatgaaaaaatatttttagcatCAATGTTTTATCCATTGTTCGCGATAGCAAGTCAATTAAGTCCAGAGCCTCGTTGTTCTGGTATTGAAATATTAGAAGCAGACACATTTAGACTCTATTGTTTTCAAACATTGACTGGTGTTAAATTTATGGTAGTTGCCGAGCCATCTCAACTAGGTATGGAAATTCTAACAAAACGTGTCTATGAACTCTACGCAGATTACGCATTGAAGAATCCTTTTTACTCCTTGGATATGCCAATAAGatgtgaattatttgaaacaaatttaattactttattagaTACTGTAGAAAAATCAGGTATAAGCAACGTATAA
- the LOC130672647 gene encoding xanthine dehydrogenase — MGKPDDDINQESSGIDSLVFGHEVTKSKESSTLVFYVNGQEIQDSNVNPEWTLLYYIRNKLKLSGTKLGCAEGGCGACTVMVSRIDRLTGRILHLAVNACLAPVCSMHGMAVTTVEGIGSTRTKLHPVQERIAKAHGSQCGFCTPGIVMSMYALLRTMPKPSMHDLEVAFQGNLCRCTGYRPIIEGFRTFTEEWEQSQLERKVNKSGNSCQQVCAMGEACCKKAFTSEVPIELINSNKFQVYDPTQEVIFPPKLKLCDDLDKEYLIIKGKEVTWYRPTTLKELLLLKKKHPTAKIVVGNTEVGVEVKFKHFVYPVLIHPIQIKEMRELTVYENVLKVGSGVTLTEMEEALRDQIQIQPEYKTRIFVEIINMLHWFAGKQIRNVGAIGGNVMTGSPISDLVPILMAAGTKLNVVNLDGCRQIILDHTFFTGYRRNVVKPDEILVSLEIPFTEKFQYFVAYKQAKRRDDDIAIVNMALNVIFKENSNEILQVHLAYGGMAPTTKLAVKTSQTMIGKKWDPQILEPTYQSLIDEFPLSDDVPGGMVHYRRSLTLSLFLKGFIHIFKQLQITLPHINHLPKELLSASNTFRYEPPKSSQYFQVVPKDQSDKDLIGRPIVHVSAFKQVTGEAIYCDDIPHIDGELYMALVMSTKAHAKIIKIDATKALAIDGVVAFFSAKDIPEHNRWVGPIFHDEEVFVSLKVTSQGQSLGAIVAVDQITAQKAARAVIVEYEELEPILVSIEDAIEAESFMPNTPKSIKQGDVHQAFAESDHILEGEVKMGGQEHFYLETHATLAIPKETDEIELYCSTQHPTEVQKLISHVLGISMNRINVRVKRMGGGFGGKESRGMLVALPAALAAYNLRKPVRCMLDRDEDMMITGGRHPFMFKYKVGFTKDGLIKGVEIKIYNNGGYSADLSVSVLERSMFHCENAYKFSVINVTGYACKTNLPSNTAFRGFGGPQGMFVAENIMWDVANYLGMEPAKVSEINLYKENDLTHYNQPLIGCSLQRCWQQCIVSSNYHERYAAVKKFNQENRYRKRGISVIPTKFGIAFTALFLNQGGALVHIYHDGSILISHGGTEMGQGLHTKMIQVASRILKVNPDKIHISETATDKVPNTSATAASAGSDLNGMAIINACNEILSRIEHIINANPSDTWEQWISKAYFERISLSATGFYRTPDIGYSFDTNSGNPFNYFTYGVACSEVEVDCLTGDHQVLRTDIVMDLGDSLNPAIDIGQVEGGFIQGLGLFTLEELIFSPTGTLYSRGPGAYKIPGFADIPQEFNVSLLRDAPNPRAVFSSKAVGEPPLFLASSIFFAIKNAIQAAREDTNTSKLFRLDSPATAARIRIACVDDLTNKFPTPDIKKAWNKIL; from the exons atGGGTAAACCTGATGACGATATAAATCAAGAATCTTCAGGCATAGATTCCTTAGTCTTCGGCCATGAAGTTACGAAAAGTAAAGAATCTAGTACATTAGTATTCTATGTTAATGGTCAGGAG ATACAAGATAGTAACGTGAATCCTGAATGGACGCTCTTATATTATATTCGTAACAAAT TAAAATTAAGTGGAACTAAATTAGGATGTGCCGAAGGTGGTTGTGGCGCGTGTACTGTAATGGTATCACGAATCGACCGATTAACTGGAAGAATACT tCATTTGGCTGTAAATGCATGTCTCGCCCCAGTATGCAGCATGCATGGTATGGCTGTAACTACAGTGGAAGGTATTGGAAGTACAAGAACAAAGCTCCATCCAGTTCAAGAACGAATTGCTAAAGCTCATGGGTCTCAATGCGGTTTTTGTACTCCTGGAATAGTAATGTCAATGTATGCTCTCTTACGCACAATGCCTAAGCCATCGATGCATGATTTAGAAGTTGCTTTTCAAg GCAATCTTTGTCGTTGTACGGGATATCGACCTATCATTGAAGGTTTTCGGACATTCACGGAAGAATGGGAACAATCTCAATTAGAAAGGAAAGTAAATAAAAGTGGAAATTCGTGCCAGCAAGTATGTGCAATGGGAGAAGCTTGCTGCAAGAAAGCATTTACATCAGAAGTACCAATAGaactaattaattcaaataaatttcaagtatATGATCCAACACAAGAGGTCATATTTCCACCGAAATTAAAACTATGCGATGATTTAGACAAAGAATACCTTATTATCAAAGGTAAAGAAGTTACTTGGTATCGACCAACAACCCTAAAAGAACTtctattactaaaaaaaaaacatcctaCTGCTAAAATAGTAGTTGGTAATACTGAAGTCGGTGttgaagttaaatttaaacactTTGTTTATCCAGTGTTGAtacatcccatacaaataaaGGAAATGCGAGAGCTTACAGTTTATGAAAATGTACTAAAAGTTGGTTCAGGTGTAACTTTAACGGAAATGGAAGAAGCGCTGAGAGATCAAATACAAATTCAACCGGAATATAAAACTAGAATATTtgtagaaataataaatatgctGCACTGGTTTGCAGGTAAACAAATCCGTAACGTTGGAGCTATTGGAGGAAACGTAATGACCGGAAGCCCGATATCTGATCTGGTGCCAATATTAATGGCTGCTGGTACCAAACTAAACGTTGTTAATTTAGATGGTTGTCGCCAAATTATCCTAGATCACACATTTTTCACAGGATATCGTCGTAATGTAGTAAAACCTGATGAAATTTTAGTCTCGCTGGAAATTCcatttacagaaaaatttcaatactttGTAGCTTACAAACAAGCTAAGCGAAGAGACGATGATATCGCAATTGTAAATATGGCActtaatgttatttttaaagaaaattctaATGAGATTTTACAAGTACATTTAGCTTATGGAGGGATGGCTCCGACAACAAAATTAGCCGTGAAAACATCTCAGACTatgattggaaaaaaatgggATCCCCAAATATTAGAGCCAACTTATCAATCATTAATCGATGAATTTCCACTGTCTGATGATGTTCCAGGTGGAATGGTACATTATCGTCGTTCTTTAacattaagtttatttttaaaaggatttatacatatttttaaacagttaCAAATCACTTTGCCCCATATTAATCATCTTCCAAAAGAATTACTGTCTGCTTCAAATACGTTTCGTTACGAACCACCAAAAAGTTCGCAGTATTTTCAAGTAGTGCCTAAAGATCAAAGTGATAAAGATTTAATTGGTCGACCTATAGTTCATGTAAGTGCGTTTAAACAAGTAACTGGTGAAGCTATCTACTGTGATGACATTCCACATATTGACGGTGAGCTATACATGGCTTTAGTGATGTCAACAAAAGCTCAtgctaaaattataaaaattgatgccACAAAAGCATTAGCTATTGATGGAGTGGTAGCCTTTTTTAGTGCCAAAGATATTCCAGAACATAATCGTTGGGTCGGTCCTATTTTTCACGATGAAGAAGTATTTGTTTCGCTAAAAGTAACGAGTCAAGGACAAAGTCTAGGAGCTATTGTAGCTGTAGATCAAATTACTGCACAAAAAGCTGCACGAGCTGTTATTGTTGAATATGAAGAATTAGAACCGATTCTAGTGAGTATTGAAGATGCTATTGAAGCTGAATCATTTATGCCCAATACGCCAAAAAGCATCAAACAAGGGGATGTCCATCAAGCTTTTGCTGAATCAGATCATATTTTAGAGGGTGAGGTAAAAATGGGCGGACAAGagcatttttatttagaaactCATGCAACTCTTGCAATACCAAAAGAAACTGATGAAATCGAACTTTACTGCTCAACCCAACATCCCACAGAAGTTCAAAAACTTATTTCTCATGTCTTGGGTATCTCTATGAATCGCATTAATGTAAGAGTTAAACGTATGGGTGGTGGTTTCGGTGGTAAAGAATCCCGTGGAATGCTCGTTGCATTACCAGCAGCACTGGCTGCATATAATTTACGTAAACCTGTACGCTGTATGTTAGATCGTGATGAAGATATGATGATAACCGGTGGAAGACACCcatttatgtttaaatataaagttgGTTTTACTAAAGATGGATTAATTAAAGgcgtggaaataaaaatttataacaatggTGGATATTCGGCAGATCTTTCAGTATCTGTATTAGAACGATCAATGTTTCATTGTGAAAATGCctataaattttctgtaattAACGTAACTGGGTATGCTTGTAAGACAAATTTACCGTCTAATACTGCATTCCGTGGATTCGGTGGTCCTCAAGGTATGTTTGTAGCCGAAAATATCATGTGGGATGTCGCTAATTATCTTGGGATGGAGCCGGCAAAAGTATCAGAAATTAATTTGTACAAAGAAAATGACTTAACTCATTATAATCAACCCCTTATTGGGTGTTCACTACAACGATGTTGGCAACAATGTATCGTATCATCAAATTATCATGAACGCTATGCAGctgtgaaaaaattcaatcaagAAAATCGTTATCGAAAGAGAGGAATTTCAGTAATACCTACAAAATTTGGTATTGCATTTACAGCTTTATTTCTTAATCAAGGGGGAGCTCTTGTTCATATCTATCATGATGGTTCTATTCTTATAAGTCATGGTGGCACGGAAATGGGTCAAGGACTTCATACAAAAATGATTCAAGTAGCTAGCCGAATATTGAAAGTAAATCCCGATAAAATTCACATTTCTGAAACAGCAACTGACAAAGTACCCAATACATCAGCAACTGCAGCTAGTGCTGGGTCGGATTTGAACGGAATGGCGATTATTAATGCTTGTAATGAAATATTATCACGTATTGAACATATTATTAATGCTAATCCGTCAGATACTTGGGAGCAATGGATATCAAAAGCATACTTTGAACGCATTAGCCTTTCAGCTACTGGGTTCTATCGTACTCCTGACATTGGATATTCTTTCGATACGAATTCCGGAAacccatttaattattttacttatggAGTAGCATGTAGTGAAGTAGAAGTTGATTGTTTGACAGGTGATCATCAAGTCTTACGTACAGACATAGTTATGGATTTGGGTGACAGTTTAAATCCTGCGATAGATATCGGTCAAGTTGAGGGAGGGTTCATTCAAGGACTCGGTTTATTTACCTTAGAAGAACTGATTTTTTCACCAACTGGGACACTTTATAGCAGAGGACCTGGAGCTTATAAAATTCCCGGATTTGCTGATATTCCTCAAGAATTTAATGTATCTCTTTTAAGAGATGCACCTAATCCACGAGCTGTTTTTTCATCGAAAGCCGTTGGAGAACCACCATTATTTCTTGCATCATCCATATTTTTTGCTATTAAAAATGCTATACAAGCTGCTCGTGAAGATACCAACACTTCGAAATTATTTAGACTAGATTCTCCAGCTACTGCTGCACGTATTCGAATTGCTTGTGTCGATGATTTAACTAACAAG TTTCCAACGCCAGATATCAAGAAAGCTTGGAACAAAATtctataa